CAAAAGCCCGCTGATCAGTGCCATCATGTTCGCGATGGGGATCTTCGGCAATGTAGCGTCATTGGTGATCCTGGAAATCCGACGACGCAGAGAAACAAGTACAGGGGGGAAATCGCAGCGCTCTCTGTTTCACGTGCTCATCACGTCGCTGGTGGTCACGGACTTGGCAGGGACTTGCCTGATCAGCCCGCTGGTGCAGCTGGCGTACTCACGAAACACTACCATGGTGGGGATGTCACCAGAAAGCAACAGTGTGTGCGAGTACTTTGGCGTCAGCATGACCTTCTTCAGTCTGGCCACCATGTCGCTTCTTTTTGCAATGGCATTAGAGAGATGCTTTGCCATCGGATATCCCTATCTGTACAGCCGGCATGTCACCAAGAAATGTGCCTACATCACAATCCCAGtggtgtttattttatgtatgttaTTCTGTCTCCTTCCGTTTGTGGGGTTTGGTAAATACGTGCAGTACTGTCCCGGCACGTGGTGCTTCATCGACATGAACCCAATGCAGAGTGAGGACAGAGTCTACCCCAACCTCTATGCCACCATcatgctggtgctggtgctggccATTGCGATGTGCAACGGTTTTGTGGTGTTCCAGCTTTTCAAGATGTACCAACGGCGGAAAAGGAACAGCGGCTCAAGCACGCGATCCATCCATGACCGCAGGACGATGTCCATCGCCAAGGAGGTGGATCATCTCATCCTACTGGTCTTCATgaccatcatcttcatcatctgcaCACTGCCCCTAGTGGTAAGatgacagcagcacacacacatccatgctGTGTccttgttaatgttaatgtttatctatttttttctaATATCTTTTGCCTTACTCATGTGAAATGAATCCACGAGGACTGAGCGCAGCAGCAGTTAACATACTTTGTTGGGGTTAATTAGCTCCATCATCAGGGTCACTTAAAGTCAAGAAGACACTGATTAATTCTCTCAGTGGCTCAAACATTGCAAATATGGCTATAGAAGAGAAGTTAAAAATAGCTTCAAAGGAATACAGAGTGTTATTTACAAAATCAATGAATCAGTCGTTGCTTTTGGGGAAGGTTATTGATGTGTTTTCTAAAATAGCATCATTAGACGTGAATGAAGCAGACTCGCTGACACTATCTAATCAGTCTAATCACACTGCATCTATCATGGATTTAtttgctgattattttcttgattaatcagtATTCCTTTCAtcacaaaaaatatgaaaagacaataaatcaTCACCCTGAAGACGATGAAACCAGAAAAAGCTTTAATATTTAAGCTTAAAATAGTTGCCAAGTCATTTTAGACTGATAAAAGTAACCAAACTATAAACTCCTGTCAAACATTGCATTGATATGAGACACACAGTCTCTCCACGCGTGTGGCATTCAGTGTAGATGCAGTTATTCATAAATAATAGAACAGCAGACTATGGTCTGTAGATGGCGAGCACTGCAAAGGTGCCACTCAACATATATTTAAACACTTGATGGGTAAATATTGATGTCTATGTTGCAGTATGTGCACTAGGGCTGCATGATGTATCGTTTGAGCATTGTCGCCGCGATGTGCGCGTGTGCGATAGTCTCATCGCAGGACTCTGTgcaatgatttcttttttttttaaaaaacatgtaaactttTCGTTTGCTTCTGAAAAGCATCTCGGAACCGGCTCCTTGCTctgcacacactctctctctccccccgtCCCCGTGCACATGCTGTCCCTCACACACCACGCCAAAGATGAACGATAAACAAGAGGGAGAGACTTTGGCCACATCCAGACGGAAACGGCACGAAGCATAAGCGATGTTTTTCTTTGCCAcggcatcgtttcaggaaatatctctgTCGGCTGTAGTACATATGTATGCAAGGACTGGAAGTTGTGCTGTAACACTTATgttacagatataataacagagaCTGAATGAACTGAGCCaggggaaagagagggaaatagtgtctgtttgtttgtttcaagcCCAAATAggtaggttttgttttctcctctctttattcaaccctttttttaattaccaGCAATCTCACAGACGAGCCCCATCTGGTGAGAATATCAGTTTTTCCCAATATCGTGCAGCCCTAATGTGCACTGTGAGTTAACATCGCTAGACTTAATTAATATTCAGATGGTTTAGATTATCACTTTTTCCAGTCATTTCTTATTGAAAAGGGAAACAAGGGTTAGTTTTTGGAGGCTGGTCCAGATAAGGACGGAACTTATGGAAGAACAACTAACTCATCAAGTGATGAGACATTAGGGTGTTAAGATTTTCTGTTCAATCCGTTTGTAACCACATACTGTAAAAATCAATAACCTTTCTTGCAGTGTTTGATGAATGTACTTTACTGCAGACTGCAGTAATGGCCaatttggtttgttgttgttgtttcctttgtttgttaGCTTGAAATGTAAAGTCATAGCCTTCCTTTGCTGCGGCTGCCAAACTGTGCATCACACTTTAATAGAAGAACTGGACtggaagaagacaaacaatTTTATGAGCTCAGCTTCCTCGCAAAACAGCTTAATAGAGGCTCTGTGTGAACACAAGCAGACTCACACAAAAGATTATGTATATGATGACTACACTTCTTTTTGGATTAAAGAAAGTTATAATCAGCAACTTTTATTATGGGGAGGAACATTTGTCAGTTATTCTGTgtgtctatttaaatgtgatgatttgttGAACCCTAGTGCACTGTAC
Above is a window of Solea senegalensis isolate Sse05_10M linkage group LG2, IFAPA_SoseM_1, whole genome shotgun sequence DNA encoding:
- the ptger2a gene encoding prostaglandin E receptor 2a (subtype EP2), translating into MNSDDDPCHSKHHIDASKSPLISAIMFAMGIFGNVASLVILEIRRRRETSTGGKSQRSLFHVLITSLVVTDLAGTCLISPLVQLAYSRNTTMVGMSPESNSVCEYFGVSMTFFSLATMSLLFAMALERCFAIGYPYLYSRHVTKKCAYITIPVVFILCMLFCLLPFVGFGKYVQYCPGTWCFIDMNPMQSEDRVYPNLYATIMLVLVLAIAMCNGFVVFQLFKMYQRRKRNSGSSTRSIHDRRTMSIAKEVDHLILLVFMTIIFIICTLPLVIRVYINSIGTRVESHRLDLIALRFISINSIIDPWVFILLSPSVLHFCWTTACHTHLGSSRGSIFKSSIAKENANNIQLSHTKLDYNTNLHSAENV